In the Bacillales bacterium genome, TCGCAGTTCCGTGAGGATTCCATTTTTGCGGCAATTGATTCAAGCCGGCGGTCATGATCGGCATCATGAGCATCGACATCCCGAACATGCGAGCGGAATATAATATGATCATGTGCATATACGTGGTCGCGTCGGTCAATTGGCTGAATCCCCACGTCGTCACAACGGTGATTGACAAACCGACGACGGCGAGCCAGCGGGCGCCAATTTTATCAAAAATTTTCCCGGTAATCGGCGACATAATTCCCATTAAAATCGCCCCTGGCAACAACAATAAGCCCGATTCGAGGGGTGTAAACCCGCGGATGTTCTGCAAATAGATCGGCACCAGAATCATTCCAGCGAACATCGCCATCGTAATGATCATGTTAATGAGCGTCGTCAGCGCAAACATGTTGTACCGAAAAATCCTGAATTCAAGCATCGGCGTTTTCGACCGTAGTTGCCTGAGAATAAAAATTAACAAAGCTGCTGCACCGGTGAAAAGAGAGAGCATGACTTCCCAACTGTCCCAGCCTTTGCCTCCCGCGCTGCTAAATCCGTATAAAAAGCCGCCGAAGCCGAGCGTCGACAAAATAATGCTGATGACGTCTACTTTCGGATTCGTCAACTTCGTGACATTTTTCAGCATCAGGCTTGCAAGCACTAGATCGAGAATGGCAACCGGCAAAACAATAAAAAACAACACACGCCACGAGTAGTTTTGCACGATCCACCCGGATAAGGTCGGCCCGATTGCCGGCGCAAACACCATCGCCATGCCGACCATCCCCATGGCCGCTCCCCGTTTTTCAACCGGAAAGATCGTAAAGAACACTGTCATCATAAGCGGCATGATGATTCCGGCACCCGACGCTTGCACGATCCGTCCCACCAGCAATAATTCGAATCCCGGGGCAAGGCCGCACAACAACGTGCCGGCAGCAAACAAGATCATGGCGGTCAAAAACAGCTTGCGCGTCGAGAATTTTTCAATAAGAAAAGCAGTAACCGGAATCAACACGCCGTTCGTCAACATATAAGCAGTCGTCAACCATTGCGCCGTATTCGCCGATATTTTCAAATCGTTCATCATTTGCGGCAGCGCGACATTCATTAACGTTTGGTTCAAAATCGCAACGAAGGCACCGAGCAATAACGAGGCTATGATCGGCCCTTTCCGAATTGAGGTCTCTCTTGTCTGTTCATGCTCCATGGTCTTCCTCATCCCTTTGCTCTAATTTCGTAATCAACTGCTGATGCGTGTCAAGCAAGAGCACGAGCTGCTCATCCGGCAACTCAAGAATTTTACTGAGCCTTTTCGTTAAATAAGCATCTTCCCCGAAAGCCTCCTCCTGCTTCGCCATGCCTGCTTCCGTCAACCGCATCACAATCGTTCGCCTGTCTTCTTTCGATCGTTCCCTCACGATCAATCCCGAAGTGACCAAGCGCTCGACAACACCGCTCATCGTACTGTTCCCGAGTTGCAGATGGTCAGCCAATTCACTGAGACTGATGTCCGGCTGTTTCGACAATGTCTTTAATACCATAAGTTGCACGGCCGTGGCGTCTGACAAATCCGCCGCTTCCCTCAGCAGCTGAAACAGCGCACGGTTCAGTTTCCGAATCGATCGAAGCACCTCGTCAATTCGTTCTCTCTCCTTACCCATAACAAAACCCCTCAATCGTTCTGATTAAAATCATTCGCATCCGAAA is a window encoding:
- a CDS encoding DHA2 family efflux MFS transporter permease subunit codes for the protein MEHEQTRETSIRKGPIIASLLLGAFVAILNQTLMNVALPQMMNDLKISANTAQWLTTAYMLTNGVLIPVTAFLIEKFSTRKLFLTAMILFAAGTLLCGLAPGFELLLVGRIVQASGAGIIMPLMMTVFFTIFPVEKRGAAMGMVGMAMVFAPAIGPTLSGWIVQNYSWRVLFFIVLPVAILDLVLASLMLKNVTKLTNPKVDVISIILSTLGFGGFLYGFSSAGGKGWDSWEVMLSLFTGAAALLIFILRQLRSKTPMLEFRIFRYNMFALTTLINMIITMAMFAGMILVPIYLQNIRGFTPLESGLLLLPGAILMGIMSPITGKIFDKIGARWLAVVGLSITVVTTWGFSQLTDATTYMHMIILYSARMFGMSMLMMPIMTAGLNQLPQKWNPHGTAMSNTLRMVSGSLGTAFLVTVMANQTKEYVKSMLADKGIPVPEGAEMTASTAKSALAQLPPELQKQISHVIKEATIQGINDAFVVATGLSVLALLLSFFIKRTAPPKEVESVADSTEVQTKTAVTSQG
- a CDS encoding MarR family transcriptional regulator codes for the protein MGKERERIDEVLRSIRKLNRALFQLLREAADLSDATAVQLMVLKTLSKQPDISLSELADHLQLGNSTMSGVVERLVTSGLIVRERSKEDRRTIVMRLTEAGMAKQEEAFGEDAYLTKRLSKILELPDEQLVLLLDTHQQLITKLEQRDEEDHGA